In one Pseudomonas sp. R84 genomic region, the following are encoded:
- the rplL gene encoding 50S ribosomal protein L7/L12: MSLTNEQIIDAIGEKSVLEIVELIKAMEEKFGVSAAAASAGPAAAAAVVEEQTEFNVVLLEAGEKKVNVIKAVRELTGLGLKEAKEKVDGAPQVVAEGVSKEAAEDAKKKLEEAGAKVELK, from the coding sequence ATGTCTCTGACTAACGAACAAATCATCGACGCAATCGGCGAAAAATCGGTTCTGGAAATCGTTGAGCTGATCAAGGCAATGGAAGAGAAGTTCGGCGTATCCGCTGCCGCTGCTTCTGCTGGTCCAGCTGCTGCCGCCGCTGTTGTTGAAGAGCAAACCGAGTTCAACGTTGTTCTGCTGGAAGCTGGCGAGAAGAAGGTTAACGTGATCAAGGCAGTTCGTGAACTGACCGGTCTGGGCCTGAAAGAAGCCAAAGAGAAAGTAGACGGCGCTCCTCAGGTTGTAGCTGAAGGCGTTTCGAAAGAAGCGGCTGAAGACGCCAAGAAGAAGCTGGAAGAAGCAGGCGCTAAAGTCGAGCTGAAATAA
- the rplJ gene encoding 50S ribosomal protein L10 encodes MAINLEDKKAIVAEVNEAAKVALSAVVVDARGVTVGAMTGLRKEAREAGVYVRVVRNTLLKRAVADTEYSVLNDVFTGPTLIAFSNEHPGAAARLFKEFAKGQDKFEIKAAAFEGKFLAANQIDVLASLPTRDEAISQLMSVIQGATSKLARTLAALRDQKEAAAA; translated from the coding sequence GTGGCAATTAATCTCGAAGACAAGAAGGCCATCGTCGCTGAAGTCAACGAGGCTGCCAAAGTCGCTCTGTCCGCTGTCGTGGTTGATGCACGTGGCGTAACAGTAGGCGCAATGACCGGACTCCGTAAAGAGGCTCGTGAAGCTGGCGTTTACGTACGTGTTGTACGTAACACCCTGCTCAAGCGCGCTGTTGCTGACACTGAATACAGTGTTCTCAACGACGTGTTCACCGGCCCGACCTTGATCGCATTCTCCAACGAACACCCGGGCGCTGCTGCTCGTCTGTTCAAAGAGTTTGCTAAAGGTCAGGACAAGTTCGAGATCAAGGCAGCTGCGTTCGAGGGCAAGTTCCTCGCAGCTAATCAGATCGACGTTCTGGCAAGCCTGCCGACCCGTGACGAAGCAATTTCCCAGCTGATGAGCGTGATTCAAGGCGCTACCAGCAAATTGGCTCGTACTCTGGCGGCACTTCGCGACCAGAAAGAAGCTGCTGCAGCCTGA
- the rplA gene encoding 50S ribosomal protein L1, with product MAKLTKRQKAIAGKIEAGKAYNIVDAAALLAELSTVKFSESFDVAVNLGVDPRKSDQVVRSATVLPHGTGKTVRVAVFTQGPAAEAALAAGADRVGMDDLAAEMKGGDLNYDVVIASPDAMRVVGQLGQILGPRGLMPNPKVGTVTPDVATAVKNAKAGQVRYRTDKNGIIHTSVGKMGFDAVKLKENVEALIADLKRIKPASSKGIYVKRVTLSTTMGPGLVIDQSSLDA from the coding sequence ATGGCTAAGCTGACCAAGCGTCAAAAGGCTATCGCCGGCAAAATCGAAGCAGGCAAGGCCTACAACATTGTAGATGCCGCTGCTCTGCTGGCTGAGCTGTCGACTGTCAAGTTCAGCGAGTCGTTCGACGTTGCTGTAAACCTGGGTGTAGACCCGCGTAAATCCGACCAGGTTGTTCGTAGCGCTACTGTGCTGCCACACGGCACTGGCAAGACTGTTCGCGTTGCTGTGTTCACTCAGGGTCCAGCTGCTGAGGCCGCTTTGGCTGCCGGCGCTGACCGTGTAGGTATGGACGACCTGGCTGCCGAAATGAAAGGCGGCGACCTGAACTATGACGTAGTGATCGCATCCCCGGATGCCATGCGCGTTGTAGGTCAACTGGGTCAGATCCTCGGCCCACGTGGTCTGATGCCTAACCCTAAGGTTGGTACCGTAACTCCAGACGTAGCTACCGCGGTTAAAAACGCTAAAGCTGGTCAGGTTCGTTATCGCACCGACAAAAACGGCATCATTCACACTTCCGTTGGCAAGATGGGCTTCGACGCCGTCAAGCTGAAGGAAAACGTTGAAGCCCTGATCGCAGATCTGAAGCGTATCAAGCCAGCTTCCTCGAAAGGTATTTACGTCAAGCGCGTTACCCTGAGCACCACTATGGGCCCAGGTCTGGTTATCGACCAGAGCTCGCTGGACGCGTAA
- the rplK gene encoding 50S ribosomal protein L11, whose amino-acid sequence MAKKITAYIKLQVKAAQANPSPPVGPALGQHGVNIMEFCKAFNARTQGLEAGLPTPVIITVYSDRSFTFETKSTPASVLLKKAAGLTSGSARPNTVKVGTVTRAQLEEIAKTKNADLTAADMDAAVRTIAGSARSMGLNVEGV is encoded by the coding sequence ATGGCCAAGAAAATTACCGCTTACATCAAGCTGCAAGTGAAGGCCGCTCAGGCTAACCCAAGCCCACCTGTTGGTCCTGCTTTGGGTCAGCACGGCGTGAACATCATGGAATTCTGCAAGGCCTTCAACGCCCGTACTCAGGGTCTTGAAGCAGGTCTGCCGACTCCAGTGATCATCACTGTCTACAGCGACCGTAGTTTCACTTTCGAAACCAAATCCACCCCGGCTTCGGTTCTGCTGAAGAAGGCGGCCGGTCTGACCAGCGGTTCCGCTCGTCCGAACACCGTTAAGGTTGGCACCGTTACCCGTGCTCAGCTGGAAGAAATCGCGAAAACCAAAAACGCGGATCTGACTGCAGCTGATATGGATGCAGCCGTGCGTACTATCGCCGGTTCTGCTCGTAGCATGGGCCTTAACGTGGAGGGTGTGTAA
- the nusG gene encoding transcription termination/antitermination protein NusG, which produces MAKRWYVVHAYSGYEKHVMRSLVERVKLAGMEDGFGEILVPTEEVVEMRNGQKRKSERKFFPGYVLVQMDMNEGTWHLVKDTPRVMGFIGGTADKPAPITDKEAEAILRRVADGSDKPKPKTLFEPGETVRVNDGPFADFNGVVEEVNYEKSRIQVAVLIFGRSTPVELEFSQVEKV; this is translated from the coding sequence GTGGCTAAGCGTTGGTATGTTGTGCATGCTTACTCGGGTTACGAGAAGCATGTGATGCGCTCGCTGGTCGAGCGCGTAAAGCTGGCTGGCATGGAAGATGGCTTCGGCGAGATTCTGGTTCCCACTGAAGAAGTGGTTGAAATGCGTAATGGCCAGAAACGCAAAAGCGAGCGCAAGTTCTTTCCAGGTTATGTGCTGGTTCAGATGGATATGAATGAGGGTACTTGGCACTTGGTCAAGGATACACCTCGGGTGATGGGTTTTATTGGCGGTACTGCCGATAAGCCTGCGCCGATCACCGATAAAGAGGCGGAAGCAATTCTGCGTCGTGTTGCTGATGGTAGCGACAAGCCTAAGCCGAAGACTCTCTTCGAGCCAGGTGAGACGGTGCGAGTCAATGACGGTCCATTCGCTGATTTCAATGGCGTTGTTGAAGAAGTTAATTACGAAAAGAGCCGGATCCAAGTGGCAGTGCTCATTTTCGGTCGCTCTACCCCGGTAGAGTTGGAGTTCAGTCAGGTCGAAAAGGTCTAA
- the secE gene encoding preprotein translocase subunit SecE, producing the protein MTPKAEAQGSRFDLLKWLVVVALVVVGVVGNQYYSASPILYRVLALLVIAAVAAFVGLQTAKGKSFFVLVKEARTEIRKVVWPTRQETTQTTLIVVAVVLVMALLLWGLDSLLGWLVSLIVG; encoded by the coding sequence ATGACTCCTAAAGCTGAAGCTCAAGGCTCTCGCTTCGATCTGCTCAAGTGGCTTGTAGTTGTCGCTTTGGTGGTTGTTGGCGTTGTTGGCAATCAGTATTACTCTGCTTCGCCGATCCTGTACCGTGTACTCGCTTTGCTTGTCATTGCTGCTGTAGCTGCCTTTGTAGGCCTGCAGACTGCGAAGGGCAAGTCTTTCTTTGTACTCGTTAAGGAAGCTCGCACCGAGATTCGTAAAGTCGTTTGGCCAACTCGCCAAGAAACCACGCAGACCACCCTGATTGTGGTGGCTGTTGTTCTGGTTATGGCGTTGCTGTTGTGGGGGCTTGATTCCCTGCTCGGCTGGCTTGTTTCCTTGATTGTCGGCTAA
- the tuf gene encoding elongation factor Tu, translating to MAKEKFDRSLPHVNVGTIGHVDHGKTTLTAALTRVCSEVFGSAIVDFDKIDSAPEEKARGITINTAHVEYNSKIRHYAHVDCPGHADYVKNMITGAAQMDGAILVCSAADGPMPQTREHILLSRQVGVPYIVVFLNKADLVDDAELLELVEMEVRDLLSTYDFPGDDTPIIIGSARMALEGKDDNEMGTTAVKKLVETLDSYIPEPVRVTDKPFLMPIEDVFSISGRGTVVTGRIERGIVRVQDPLEIVGLRDTTVTTCTGVEMFRKLLDEGRAGENCGVLLRGTKRDDVERGQVLVKPGSVKPHTKFTAEVYVLSKEEGGRHTPFFKGYRPQFYFRTTDVTGNCELPEGVEMVMPGDNIQMTVTLIKTIAMEDGLRFAIREGGRTVGAGVVAKIIE from the coding sequence ATGGCTAAGGAAAAATTTGATCGTTCCCTGCCCCACGTCAACGTTGGGACCATTGGTCACGTTGACCACGGTAAAACCACTCTGACTGCTGCTCTGACTCGCGTTTGCTCCGAGGTCTTCGGTTCCGCAATCGTTGACTTCGACAAGATCGACAGCGCGCCAGAAGAAAAAGCTCGCGGTATCACCATCAACACCGCACACGTTGAGTACAACTCGAAGATCCGTCACTACGCTCACGTCGACTGCCCAGGTCACGCTGACTATGTGAAGAACATGATCACCGGTGCTGCTCAAATGGACGGCGCTATTCTGGTTTGCTCGGCCGCTGATGGTCCGATGCCGCAAACCCGTGAGCACATCCTGCTGTCCCGTCAGGTTGGCGTTCCGTATATCGTGGTTTTCCTGAACAAGGCTGATCTGGTAGACGACGCTGAGCTGCTGGAACTGGTTGAGATGGAAGTTCGCGACCTGCTGTCCACCTACGACTTCCCGGGCGATGACACTCCAATCATCATCGGTTCGGCTCGTATGGCTCTGGAAGGCAAAGACGACAACGAGATGGGCACCACTGCCGTCAAGAAGCTGGTTGAAACTCTGGACAGCTACATCCCAGAACCAGTTCGCGTGACTGACAAGCCGTTCCTGATGCCAATCGAAGACGTATTCTCGATCTCTGGTCGCGGTACTGTTGTGACTGGTCGTATCGAGCGCGGTATCGTTCGCGTTCAAGATCCGCTGGAAATCGTTGGTCTGCGTGACACCACCGTTACTACTTGCACCGGTGTTGAAATGTTCCGCAAGCTGCTCGACGAAGGTCGTGCTGGCGAGAACTGCGGCGTTCTGTTGCGTGGCACCAAGCGTGACGATGTTGAGCGTGGCCAGGTTCTGGTTAAGCCGGGTTCGGTTAAGCCGCACACCAAGTTCACTGCAGAAGTTTACGTTCTGAGCAAGGAAGAAGGCGGTCGTCACACTCCGTTCTTCAAAGGCTACCGTCCACAGTTCTACTTCCGTACTACTGACGTGACTGGTAACTGCGAGCTGCCAGAAGGCGTTGAAATGGTAATGCCAGGTGACAACATTCAGATGACTGTTACCCTGATCAAAACCATCGCAATGGAAGATGGCCTGCGTTTCGCTATCCGTGAAGGCGGTCGTACCGTCGGCGCTGGTGTCGTAGCTAAAATCATCGAGTAA
- a CDS encoding pantothenate kinase — MILELDCGNSFIKWRVLNATVGGLISEGVVDSDLALLESLRAIDRLSLRKCRLVSVRTGEETGALIDIIEREFGISVMRAESAREMSGVRNGYVDYERLGLDRWLAMLGGFHLASGGACLVLDFGTAVTADFIAADGEHLGGFICPGMPLMRNQLRTHTRKIRYGDLAAEQALSSNAPGRTTVEAVERGCSLMLRGFVLAQLEMARSYWGADFAVFITGGDADLVAGVAPEARIVPDLVFVGLAMACPLS; from the coding sequence ATGATTCTTGAGCTCGACTGCGGAAACAGCTTTATAAAATGGCGCGTGCTGAATGCCACGGTCGGCGGCCTGATCTCCGAGGGGGTGGTCGACTCTGATTTGGCGCTGCTTGAGAGTTTGCGAGCGATTGATCGGCTTTCCCTGCGTAAATGCCGACTGGTCAGTGTAAGGACTGGCGAAGAAACCGGCGCGCTGATCGACATTATCGAGCGGGAGTTCGGTATTTCGGTGATGCGCGCGGAGTCTGCTCGCGAGATGTCTGGTGTTAGAAATGGTTACGTAGACTACGAGCGCCTTGGACTGGATCGATGGCTGGCGATGCTGGGCGGGTTTCACCTCGCTTCAGGAGGTGCTTGCCTGGTGCTGGATTTTGGCACAGCGGTAACCGCAGATTTTATCGCGGCTGATGGCGAGCATCTGGGCGGCTTTATTTGTCCTGGAATGCCGCTGATGCGTAACCAGTTGCGTACTCATACCCGGAAGATTCGTTATGGGGATTTGGCTGCCGAGCAGGCGCTGTCCAGTAACGCGCCGGGTCGGACTACCGTTGAGGCGGTAGAGCGTGGGTGTTCATTGATGTTGCGAGGGTTCGTATTGGCGCAGCTGGAAATGGCGCGCTCCTATTGGGGGGCTGACTTCGCTGTTTTTATAACCGGTGGTGATGCCGATTTGGTTGCAGGTGTTGCTCCCGAGGCCAGAATCGTTCCCGACCTGGTGTTTGTGGGGTTGGCTATGGCGTGTCCTTTGTCCTGA
- the birA gene encoding bifunctional biotin--[acetyl-CoA-carboxylase] ligase/biotin operon repressor BirA translates to MLTLLNLLKDGRFHSGQDLGEALGISRSAVWKQLQHLEAELGLSIHKVRGRGYQLASPLTLLDSLKISTVAPNWPVTVLDSVDSTNAEALRSIGRGNSAPFLVLAERQVSGRGRRGRKWVSPFAENLYYSLVLRIDGGMRQLEGLSLVVGLAVMQALRSFGVVNAGLKWPNDVLVSNKKIAGILLELIGDPADVCHVVLGIGINVNMQVADEVDQQWTSIRLESGNSCDRNALVVELSNQLDAYIQSHQMGGFSVLRAEWEANHLWQERSVSLIAGSNHIDGVVLGIDNQGALRLRVNGVEKVFSGGELSLRLRDDS, encoded by the coding sequence ATGCTGACGTTGTTGAACCTTCTGAAGGATGGGCGTTTCCATTCTGGTCAGGATCTGGGCGAGGCCCTGGGAATAAGTCGAAGTGCAGTATGGAAGCAGCTTCAGCATCTTGAGGCTGAGCTCGGCTTGTCTATCCATAAAGTCAGGGGGAGGGGATATCAGCTGGCATCGCCATTGACGCTACTCGACTCTCTAAAGATATCGACAGTGGCACCAAATTGGCCGGTGACCGTTCTGGATTCGGTCGACTCGACTAATGCCGAAGCATTGCGCTCTATTGGCCGGGGCAATTCAGCGCCGTTTTTGGTTCTTGCTGAGCGGCAGGTTTCCGGCCGCGGCCGCAGAGGTCGTAAATGGGTCAGCCCGTTCGCTGAAAATCTGTATTACAGCCTTGTTCTTCGAATCGATGGTGGAATGCGCCAGCTCGAAGGCCTGAGCCTTGTTGTTGGTTTGGCTGTGATGCAGGCTTTGCGAAGCTTTGGCGTGGTTAATGCCGGTTTGAAGTGGCCCAATGATGTGCTGGTGAGTAACAAAAAAATCGCCGGCATACTGCTAGAGCTGATTGGCGATCCGGCGGATGTCTGTCATGTGGTGCTGGGAATTGGTATCAATGTGAATATGCAGGTTGCTGATGAAGTCGATCAGCAATGGACCTCGATTCGACTTGAATCCGGCAATAGCTGCGATCGTAATGCCTTGGTGGTTGAGCTGAGTAATCAGCTGGACGCCTACATCCAGAGTCATCAGATGGGTGGTTTTTCGGTTCTCCGGGCGGAATGGGAGGCAAATCACTTGTGGCAGGAGCGATCGGTTTCATTGATTGCAGGCTCCAACCATATAGATGGCGTGGTGCTCGGAATCGACAATCAAGGTGCTCTGCGCTTGAGGGTGAATGGCGTGGAAAAAGTATTCAGTGGTGGTGAGCTCAGCCTGAGGTTGCGTGATGATTCTTGA
- the tyrS gene encoding tyrosine--tRNA ligase: MKSVEEQLALIKRGAEELLVESELIEKLKRGQPLRIKAGFDPTAPDLHLGHTVLINKLRQFQELGHQVIFLIGDFTGMIGDPSGKSATRPPLTREQVLENAETYKTQVFKILDPAKTEVAFNSTWMDQMGPADFIRLTSQYTVARMLERDDFDKRYTTNQPIAIHEFLYPLVQGYDSVALRADVELGGTDQKFNLLMGRELQRGYGQEAQCILTMPLLEGLDGVKKMSKSLGNYVGIQEAPGVMYSKLVSIPDALMWRYFELLSFRSMDEINALRADVEAGANPRDVKIKLAEEIVARFHGEEAAANAHRAAGNRMKDGELPDDLPEIELASAEDMPIAAVLNKAGLVKNSAAARDLLASGGVRVDGEVVDRSFIYVLGATHVCQAGKKAFARITLKSE; encoded by the coding sequence ATGAAGTCGGTTGAAGAGCAGCTAGCGCTGATTAAACGTGGTGCGGAAGAACTATTGGTCGAGTCCGAGCTGATCGAGAAGCTCAAGCGCGGCCAGCCGCTGCGTATCAAGGCTGGTTTTGATCCAACCGCTCCGGATCTGCACTTGGGTCACACGGTGCTTATTAATAAGCTGCGTCAGTTCCAGGAACTGGGGCATCAAGTGATCTTCCTTATAGGTGATTTCACCGGGATGATCGGTGATCCGAGCGGCAAGAGCGCCACGCGTCCGCCGCTGACTCGCGAGCAGGTTCTGGAAAACGCCGAGACCTACAAGACTCAGGTGTTCAAGATTCTCGATCCGGCGAAAACCGAAGTCGCGTTCAATTCCACCTGGATGGATCAGATGGGGCCGGCGGACTTCATTCGCCTGACTTCGCAATACACCGTCGCGCGCATGCTTGAGCGTGATGACTTCGACAAGCGTTACACCACCAATCAGCCGATCGCTATTCACGAGTTCCTCTATCCGCTGGTTCAGGGTTACGACTCGGTGGCTTTGCGTGCAGACGTTGAATTGGGCGGTACCGATCAGAAGTTCAACTTGCTGATGGGGCGTGAGCTGCAGCGTGGTTATGGTCAAGAGGCTCAGTGCATTCTGACCATGCCGCTGCTTGAAGGTCTGGATGGCGTGAAGAAGATGTCCAAGTCGTTGGGCAACTATGTCGGTATTCAGGAAGCGCCGGGCGTTATGTACAGCAAGCTGGTTTCTATTCCGGACGCGCTGATGTGGCGTTACTTTGAGCTGCTGAGCTTCCGTTCGATGGATGAGATCAATGCGCTGCGTGCCGATGTAGAAGCGGGCGCCAATCCGCGTGATGTCAAAATCAAACTGGCGGAAGAGATCGTTGCGCGTTTCCATGGTGAAGAAGCTGCGGCCAATGCTCATCGCGCGGCGGGTAACCGCATGAAGGATGGCGAGCTGCCGGATGATCTGCCGGAGATCGAGCTGGCTTCTGCTGAAGATATGCCGATCGCGGCTGTCCTTAATAAAGCAGGTCTGGTGAAGAACTCGGCAGCGGCGCGCGACCTGTTGGCGTCCGGCGGTGTGCGCGTTGATGGTGAGGTGGTTGATCGCTCCTTTATATATGTACTGGGCGCAACCCACGTTTGCCAGGCAGGCAAGAAGGCGTTTGCACGTATCACGCTGAAATCCGAGTAA
- a CDS encoding peptidoglycan DD-metalloendopeptidase family protein: MTTEPSKAPPLYPKTHLLAASGIAALLSLALLVFPSSDVEAKKTTLSLELESPAEQLTQDQDAADATQATNEPVASPFAQIENSDENSPQTAEAAPAPAPAAEKPKAPGHREVIVAKGDTLSTLFEKVGLPAASVHEVLASDKQAKQFSQLKHGQKLEFELDPEGQLTSLHSKVSDVETITLTKNDKGYAFNRVTAKPTVRTAYVHGVINSSLSQSAARAGLSHSLTMDMASVFGYDVDFAQDIRQGDEFDVIYEQKVVNGKSVGNGPILSARFTNRGKTYTAVRYTNKQGNSSYYTADGNSMRKAFIRTPVDFARISSKFSMGRKHPILNKIRAHKGVDYAAPRGTPIKAAGDGKVLLAGRRGGYGNTVIIQHGNTYRTLYGHMQGFAKGVKTGGSVKQGQVIGYIGTTGLSTGPHLHYEFQVNGVHVDPLGQKLPMADPIAKAERARFLAQSQPLMARMDQEKATMLASSKR, from the coding sequence ATGACCACAGAACCGTCTAAAGCGCCGCCGCTTTACCCGAAGACCCACCTGCTCGCCGCAAGTGGAATCGCCGCCCTTCTTAGCCTGGCTCTCCTGGTATTCCCTTCCAGTGATGTTGAAGCCAAAAAGACGACCCTGAGCCTTGAACTGGAAAGTCCTGCTGAACAACTGACACAAGATCAAGACGCTGCTGACGCGACTCAAGCCACAAACGAGCCAGTAGCTTCGCCATTTGCTCAAATCGAAAACAGCGACGAAAACTCCCCACAAACCGCAGAAGCAGCACCAGCACCAGCACCAGCCGCTGAAAAACCAAAAGCACCTGGTCATCGTGAAGTCATCGTTGCCAAGGGCGATACACTGTCGACTTTGTTCGAAAAGGTCGGCCTGCCTGCCGCTTCCGTTCATGAAGTTCTGGCCAGCGACAAACAGGCCAAACAGTTCAGCCAGTTAAAGCACGGCCAGAAACTCGAATTCGAATTGGATCCTGAAGGCCAACTGACCAGCCTGCACAGCAAGGTCAGCGATGTCGAAACCATTACCCTGACCAAGAATGACAAGGGTTATGCCTTCAACCGGGTTACCGCAAAACCCACCGTTCGCACCGCTTACGTACACGGTGTGATCAACAGCTCGCTTTCACAATCCGCGGCCCGTGCCGGCCTTTCGCACAGCCTGACCATGGATATGGCCAGCGTCTTTGGCTACGACGTCGACTTTGCTCAGGACATCCGCCAGGGCGACGAATTCGATGTGATCTACGAGCAGAAAGTGGTCAACGGCAAGTCCGTGGGCAATGGCCCGATCCTGTCAGCACGCTTCACCAACCGCGGCAAAACCTACACCGCCGTGCGATACACCAACAAGCAAGGCAACAGCAGCTACTACACGGCTGATGGCAATAGCATGCGCAAGGCGTTCATCCGTACACCGGTGGACTTCGCCCGCATCAGCTCCAAGTTCTCCATGGGCCGCAAGCACCCTATCCTCAACAAGATCCGCGCCCACAAAGGCGTCGATTACGCTGCGCCACGCGGTACGCCGATCAAGGCTGCCGGCGATGGCAAAGTACTGCTGGCCGGGCGCCGCGGTGGCTACGGCAACACGGTGATCATCCAGCACGGCAACACTTACCGCACGCTGTACGGCCACATGCAAGGCTTCGCCAAAGGCGTGAAGACTGGCGGCTCCGTGAAGCAGGGTCAAGTTATCGGCTACATCGGCACCACTGGCCTCTCGACCGGCCCGCACTTGCACTATGAGTTCCAGGTCAACGGTGTTCACGTCGATCCGCTGGGACAGAAGCTGCCAATGGCTGATCCGATTGCCAAAGCAGAACGTGCTCGCTTCCTCGCACAGAGCCAACCGCTGATGGCGCGCATGGATCAAGAAAAGGCCACCATGCTGGCCTCGAGCAAGCGCTAA
- a CDS encoding anhydro-N-acetylmuramic acid kinase, producing the protein MALYIGVMSGTSLDGLDIALIEQTSAIKLIATHYIPMPETLRTELLGLCASGPDEIARSAIAQQNWVKVAAQGIHTLLGEQQLKPQEIRAIGSHGQTIRHEPARGFTVQIGNPALLTELTGITVVSDFRSRDVAAGGQGAPLVPAFHEALFEERTGNQAVLNVGGFSNLSLIEPTKPVAGFDCGPGNVLMDAWIQQQRGENYDRNGDWAKSGSVEPTLLKALLSDPFFITKGPKSTGREVFNLPWLEQHLSHLPAFAAENVQATLLELTALTIIDSLQSAQPDTEELLVCGGGAHNATLMERLADLLPNATVASTATHGVDPDWVEAMAFAWLAHCCLEGIAANRPSVTGARGLRVLGAIYPA; encoded by the coding sequence ATGGCCCTGTATATCGGCGTAATGTCCGGAACCAGCCTCGACGGTCTGGACATTGCCCTGATCGAACAGACCTCGGCGATCAAACTGATCGCCACGCACTACATTCCCATGCCTGAAACCCTGCGCACCGAGCTGCTTGGCTTGTGCGCCAGCGGTCCTGACGAAATCGCCCGCTCGGCGATTGCCCAGCAGAACTGGGTGAAGGTCGCTGCGCAGGGCATTCATACCCTCCTCGGTGAGCAGCAACTCAAACCCCAAGAGATTCGTGCGATCGGCAGCCACGGCCAGACTATCCGCCATGAACCGGCGCGCGGTTTCACCGTGCAGATCGGCAATCCTGCCCTGCTGACCGAACTCACAGGTATTACCGTAGTCAGCGACTTCCGCAGCCGCGATGTCGCAGCCGGAGGCCAAGGTGCTCCGCTGGTTCCCGCATTCCATGAAGCTTTGTTCGAAGAGCGTACCGGCAACCAGGCTGTCTTGAATGTCGGCGGTTTCAGCAATCTCAGTCTGATTGAGCCGACCAAGCCTGTAGCCGGTTTCGACTGTGGCCCTGGGAATGTGCTGATGGACGCCTGGATTCAGCAGCAGCGCGGCGAAAACTATGATCGCAATGGCGACTGGGCAAAATCGGGCTCTGTTGAGCCGACCCTGTTGAAAGCACTGCTCAGCGATCCATTCTTCATCACCAAAGGCCCGAAAAGTACCGGCCGTGAAGTGTTCAACCTGCCTTGGCTGGAGCAACATCTCTCGCACCTGCCAGCCTTTGCTGCCGAGAACGTGCAAGCCACACTGCTTGAACTGACCGCACTGACCATTATTGATTCGCTGCAAAGCGCTCAGCCCGACACTGAAGAGCTGCTGGTCTGCGGCGGCGGCGCGCACAACGCCACACTGATGGAGCGTCTGGCAGACCTGCTGCCAAACGCAACGGTCGCCAGCACCGCGACACATGGCGTTGATCCGGACTGGGTTGAAGCCATGGCCTTCGCCTGGCTGGCCCATTGCTGTCTTGAAGGTATCGCCGCCAACCGCCCAAGCGTCACCGGCGCACGCGGCCTTCGGGTACTCGGCGCCATCTACCCGGCCTGA
- the erpA gene encoding iron-sulfur cluster insertion protein ErpA, with product MSVESFTPTALQFTHGAAHKVKSLVDEEGNDRLKLRVFVTGGGCSGFQYGFTFDEDVAEDDTIVEREGVSLVVDPMSFQYLAGAEVDYQEGLEGSRFVIKNPNATTTCGCGSSFSI from the coding sequence ATGAGCGTCGAATCCTTCACCCCCACGGCTTTGCAATTCACCCACGGTGCCGCGCACAAGGTGAAGAGCCTGGTCGATGAAGAGGGGAATGATCGCTTGAAGCTGCGCGTATTCGTTACGGGCGGCGGTTGTTCAGGGTTTCAGTACGGTTTCACCTTCGATGAAGATGTGGCCGAGGACGACACTATCGTCGAGCGCGAAGGCGTGAGTCTGGTAGTGGATCCGATGAGCTTCCAGTACCTGGCCGGTGCTGAAGTGGATTACCAGGAAGGTCTGGAAGGCTCGCGCTTCGTGATCAAGAACCCGAACGCCACCACGACGTGTGGTTGCGGGTCTTCGTTCTCGATCTGA